A genomic region of Leishmania braziliensis MHOM/BR/75/M2904 complete genome, chromosome 33 contains the following coding sequences:
- a CDS encoding putative small GTP-binding protein Rab18: MSSTTGADKTIKVLLIGDSGVGKSSLLLSFTTGAFDGNIPSTIGIDFKVKKVDVVDAHTGGKATVNLQLWDTAGQERFRTLTSSYYRGAQAVVLVYDVNEPKSFHGLKKWLDEANSYCRRDEAESNSMVFLLIGNKADLCPNENSMPLPLSTAQGFAQQNNMLFALTSAKTRIGVTQAFDEVARSVYDKLQDLEQYERRRMTNLNGGSNTGEGGQGCC, encoded by the coding sequence ATGAGCTCCACCACAGGTGCGGACAAGACCATCAAGGTCCTCCTCATAGGCGACAGCGGTGTGGGCAAGTCCtccctgctgctctccttcaccacTGGGGCCTTTGATGGGAACATTCCGTCGACTATTGGCATCGACTTCAAGGTAAAGAAGGTGGATGTCGTAGATGCCCACACGGGCGGCAAGGCTACCGTGAACCTGCAGCTATGGGATACGGCAGGACAGGAGCGCTTCCGTACCTTGACCAGCTCCTACTATCGCGGTGCACAGGCGGTTGTGCTCGTCTACGATGTTAACGAGCCGAAGTCTTTCCACGGGCTCAAGAAGTGGCTTGATGAGGCGAACAGCTACTGCCGCCGTGACGAGGCAGAGAGCAACAGTATGGTATTCTTGCTGATCGGCAACAAGGCTGATCTGTGCCCTAACGAGAactcgatgccgctgcccctCTCGACAGCGCAGGGGTTTGCCCAGCAGAACAACATGCTGTTCGCTCTCACCTCTGCCAAGACAAGGATCGGGGTGACGCAGGCATTTGATGAGGTGGCGCGTAGTGTGTATGATAAGTTGCAGGACTTGGAGCAGTACGAGCGACGTCGGATGACGAACTTGAACGGTGGCAGCAACACCGGTGAAGGTGGCCAGGGCTGCTGCTAG